TTTTCAACAAGCTCTTTGACAACAGAAGCGGGATTTTCAATCACCTCACCAGCTGCAATTTTGTTGATCGTTTGATCCGATAAAATTTGAATGGGCATTGATTCTCCTTGAGAAGATCCTTCTAAATCACTTACTATAGTCCTCCTGAGTGTATGGGAGCAACTATGAATTTTCCAAAAGTGTGGAACCTAGACCGTGTTTTCCAAGGGGGAAGTCGTTCTTCCTCATTCCAAAAATCTTTCCAGACATCCCAAAAAGATATCGACTCTCTAGAAAAGCTTCTGCAAAGCAGTAAAATTTCCAAGGCGATCCCTTTGATGCAAGCTCTTGGAATGCGGCTAAGGGAAATGGATACATTTGTTTATGGCTTATTGTCACAAAATGTTGAAGATACCCATGCCAACGTTCTCATTGGGCAGATGCGCACACTCCAAACACATTTTTCTAACTGCTCTCTTATCTTTGATACCCTTTTAAAGGAAATGCCAGAGGATGATTTCAAATCTCTTCTTCAAAATCATGCATCCATCACATTTTCCTTAGAGGAAAGACGAAAAAGAGCACTAGAAAAACTCTCTACGGATGAAGAATCTTTTATCAACAACCTCTCAATGGGTGGATATCACGGATGGTCTGAAATGTGGGACGCCATAGTTGGTGAAATGTCCTTTCCTTTCCAGGAGAAAAATCTATACTTTGGTCAAATCGAAAATAAAATGTCCGACCCCAGTAGAGAGATTCGAGAAGAGGCTTTCAATGCAATTGAGCAAGGTTTTACAAAAAAACAAAGTTCGATTTCTCAAGCACTCAACCATTTGAGTGGATTTCGCCTTCAGGTGTATAAAAAACGTGGTTGGAACGATTTTTTAAAAGAACCCCTCGATGAAAATCGTCAATCGAAAAGTTCTCTTATGGCAATGTGGGAGACAATCAAAAAAAATCAGGCCTCTCTGATTCGCTATTTTGATTGTAAATCGGATTTACTCGGGGTGGATCGGCTCTCCTGGATCGATTTAGACGCCCCATTATCCACCTCTTCAAAGGAAATCTCCTACCAGGAAGCTGCAGAAACTGTCTTGAAACAATTTCAAGCATTCAGCCCCAAGATGGCATCCTTCGCACGCAAAGCACTAGAAAATCGATGGATCGAAGCAGAAGACCGAAAAGGAAAACGCCCTGGAGGATATTGCTGCGCCCTTCCTGACTCAAAAGAAAGTCGCATTTTCATGACATTTTCTAAAACAATAACCAACCTTTATACATTGGCTCATGAACTCGGTCACGCCTTCCACAATGAAATCCTCTTCCCCCTTGATGAAATGGTTCAGCACCCCACCATGGGACTTGCGGAAACCGCTTCAACAATGGCTGAGATGATCGTAACACAAGCAATGATCCAAGAAGAAAAAGATCCTAAACACCGTCTCATTCTTCTCGATGACCATCTAAATCGCGCGACCAGCTATCTCCTAAATATTTACGCCCGCTTTCTTTTTGAAACCCGCTTTTATGAAAAGAGAGAAAAGGGAATTGTTTCTCATGAAGAGCTCTCAACCCTCATGGAAGAATCGCAAAAAGACGCCTATGGAGACGCCCTTGATAGATATCATCCACTCCTTTGGGCAGCAAAAATTCATTTTTATTGCACAGAAATGCCTTTTTACAACTTCCCCTATACCTTTGGCTACCTTTTCAGCTTAGGGATTTACAACCATGCGACCAAGAACCCTGATTTTGAATCTTCCTACATTTCTCTCCTTGAAGATACAGGAAGAATGTCCCCAGAGGATCTAGCTAAAAAACATTTAAATGCCGATCTTAGTGCCCCTCCTTTTTGGCAACAAGGGATCGACGTGATTAACAAAGACATTGATGAATTTATAAAACTATCCAAAGAGGTCTCATTATGCGACTGATGCTCGCCCTACTTTTTTCATTTTCGCTCTTTGGAGCACCCTCAGAGAAATACTTTGATCTATTAGCCTCTACTCCTAAATCCCATGGCATCATTGGGAGTCATGAAAAAGGTGAAATAGAAATCCTCCTCCACCCTATTTCTATCAACGAAACCGAAACCATTGCAATGGAGCGCCTCCTAAATAAGGGGGTACCCCCAGAGCAAGCTTGGCAATGGAGCCAAGTGGGAATTATTGCTGAAGATCAATACCTCTACTGGATACGCGATGCTGTCCTTTTCCCCTCAGGAGAAAAGGGAACCTACGACCGAATTCTTTGGAAATCAGCACTCGAAGCCCCACCCGGTATTGCGATTTTTTCTTACCTCTCCGACCGAAAAGTGATCCTCATTCTTAACTACCGACATGCAACTAGAAGCTGGGAGCTTGAACTTCCACGAGGTTTGCTAAGAGAAGGGGAAACTGTCCGAACTGCTGCTGCTCGAGAACTCCAAGAAGAAACTGGCTATCATATGGACGATTCTCTCCTCCTTGGAACAATGGCGGTTGATAGCGGAATTTTAGCAACGGCAATCCCTGTATTAGCCTGCAGAGCAATAGACCCATCAGACAGAAAGTACGATTTCTCGGAAACTATCGCTTTAAATATCACTCTAAGTGTCAATGAACTGGAAACAGCCCTTCTGAAAGGATTCTTAGATATTTCTCTTCCTGAAAAAACACTCCGCGCCAATGTTCGAGACCCATTCCTAACCTACGCACTGCTCCAGATGAAACTCCGCCATTGGCAAGATTAGGATAGTTGTCTATATATGGGGGTAAATGGAGCCCCTCATATATGACCGATCCCTCAAAAAATCTTAACTTGGACAAAAAACCTCCCAAGAGCTATACCAATAGTGACAAACGATCTCCAAAACGAAGTTTTATGCGATTTTTATCAACACTTGTTGTCCTTGGGGCACTCGGTTACGGCGCCTATTACGTCAATAACAGCCAGCCTGAGCTAAAACACAAAGCGCTTGAAATGATCAATACCGGGACTTTTCACACCCTAGAAGCCCGCTTTACAGCTCGGCAGATCATGGAAAAGCAGCGCCTAACCCTATTAAAAGATACAGAGCATCGCTATAGCGAACCCTCATTGCGCTTTCACCCCTATCTCTTAATGGAAGTCAAATTTACGAACCCAAGCTTCCAGACCGAAGAGGGCATCATTCTGTGGGATCTCATTGATGGTGAAATGGTCCTTGATACCCGATCTTGGAAAAAAACGCATGGATTTGCCGATTGTATCAACGCTGGTGCAGACCGCTACGAATATAAAATTCTTTCAACCATTGCCGAAAATGGCGGCAAGGCAGACAGACAAAGCCTCATGACCTCCCTCAATATGGAAACTCATCTCTTCGAGGCATGGATCGATCGTGCCCGCAAGAAAAAACTTGTCGTCCAACATGGAAATCACTACCGCGTCCATCTCCATGACCCTCTTGTGAATGTCCGACCTTCCACCTTAATTGCTGACCCCCTCGTCACTAAAAGCTCCAAGCATAATGAAAGGCTCAATCGCCGCTATACCCCTTCTCAAATCAAAAAAGCCGCTGAGGCTGCCTTTGGATCTGACTTTGCGATTCGAACAACAAGAGATGTTTTTCTCCCTATTTACAGTATTGCTGTTCAAAATCCAGACGGTTCTCTCCACACTTCCCATTGGAACGCTCTCAATGGAAAACAAATAACTCACGCCAACCTCATTGAATAATAATCCTCAAATAGGTTACCCTCTCCAGAGTAATCGTTGCTTTTCAAAAAATCGAAAGGCACGTGTTTAGACAACTCCAAAGCCCTGGTATTTTAATTTTTTGGGTGTCTTGGGTCTAATCCTGGGTTGGGGTCTTGGAAAGGTGGCTGAGTGGCCGAAGGCACGTCCCTGCTAAGGACGCGTATCTGCAAGGGTACCGAGGGTTCGAATCCCTCCCTTTCCGCATTAGGGCTTCATTTTGGAGCCCTTTTTTATTCCGTTTTTTCTGCAATGTCGATAAACTGAGACCATGGTAGAAAAAGAAAAGTCTAAGGTCAAAGTCGCCCCCAATTCCAAAGAATCAGAAATGATGGTTCTTGGGTGTATGCTTACAAAAGTGAACAGTCTTAATGTCTCTGCAGATGCGCTTCAAGCACCCGACTTTTATTACTCCGAGCACCAGATTATTTTTGACGTTCTCAAAGGTCTGTTTAAAAGTGATAAGCCTGCCGATATCCACTTAGTTGCAGAAGAGCTTAAGCGACTTGAAAAGCTTGATAGCACCGGAGGCGTCGGCTACCTGACCACTTTGGCGCAATACGCTGGAACCTCTGCTTATATCGAAGAATACGTCGAGCTCATCAAAAATAAATCCATCCTCCGCCGCATGATTTATGCAGCGCAAGAAATCGAAAAAACTGCACTAGAAGAACCCGGTGATGTACATGGTGCACTCGATGATGCCCAGGCAACCTTATTTCATATCTCTCAAGCGACAAACGCCACAGCCGGAAAACATATCAAAGACATTATCTCGGGAGTCAAAGCTGAATCAGGACTCCCCTATCTAAAGGAGCTCGAAGAGCGGCAAGAGACCTTCCTTGAAAAAGGACCTGACGCTCTTGCCTTCACAGGGATTCCAACCGGCTTTACAGACCTTGATAAGATGATCAATGGTCTTTCTAACTCCAACCTCATTATCTTAGCCGGTAGACCGGGAATGGGGAAAACTGCTTTTGCTCTCAATGTCGCAGAACATGTTGCCTTCAAACATCAGATGCCAGTCGGTGTTTTTTCCCTTGAGATGAGCGCCGAACAACTTCTGCACCGAATGATCTGCTCTCAATCTGAGGTAGAGTCTGCAAAAATCCAAACCGGGTCTCTAAATGGTTCAGAATACCAACGGGTCGTGGGAGCAATCAGCAAGATGCAAAAAACTCCTGTCATTATTGATGACCAACCAGGCCTAAAAATCACCGATCTCCGCGCACGTGCCCGTCGCATGAAAGAAGCTCATGACATCCAATTCCTCGTGATCGACTACCTCCAGCTTCTATCGGGATCCAGTAGCTTTGCTGGAAGTGACAACCGCCAAGGTGAAATCTCCGAAATTTCTCGAATGATGAAAAATTTGGCACGAGAACTCAATATCCCTATCCTTTGTGGCTCGCAGCTTTCACGAAAAGTGGAAGAGCGGACCGGACACCGCCCCATGATGAGCGATCTCCGAGAGTCTGGTGCCATTGAGCAGGATGCCGATATTGTGATGTTTCTCCTCCGCCGCGAATACTACGACCCCTATGATAAACCAGGTCTCGCCGAAGTAATCATAGGAAAGAACCGTCACGGAAAAGTGGGGAACATCGACGTTGCCTACCGAAAAGAATTTGCTCAATTCGCCAACTATACCCCGACGGATAGCGCGAGCCTCGAAGACAACTCCGAGGCTTTCGAAGCGTTCTCTCCCACCTAGGAGGTTTCGAACTTTCCACCTCCAATCTGCCTTAAGGCCCTAGTTCTGGTGCAAAAATTTTCTCTATGGGGAAAGGTTTACTCAAGGCTGTTTCCGTTTCAGTGAGATCGGGCTGCTATCTTAATTAGGAGGGCAAAGATCTTGAAATTTTGCCGTCGCTACTTCCACTTCAACGGGTTCATCACCGTATTGCATCGCGTTTCTAGTTTCAGCTCCACCATCATCGGAATTAGATTCGTAATAATCAGAGGAATCTTCATCAGTGCTACATTCAAAGTAGTAGTTCTCCAGGGCATTTTGATCCGATTCTATTTTCTTGATTTTATAAGTTTTTTCCCGAGGATCTTTAAGTTTTTCTGCATCTTCAAGTGTGGGGGATGATAAAGTTGGAGCTCCCTCTACTTTTTCAAATACAAATTCTCGTTCTTTTCCTTCCGCGTTATATCTTTCAGAGGATTTCGTTTTTACATGATTATAACCTGGATAACGACTTTCTCCAAATACCCTTTTTCTTATCAGCCGATACCCTGCTCGTGTTGACCCTAAAACAATGGGGTTTTCTTTTTGCCTTGTGATAGTATACTCATTATCATGTTGCATAAGAGTGACATGAATGCGGTCTTTTGGAAGCTGGAGTTTTGCGCAAGAGAGAAAAAAATCTGGAATCCTTTTTTCGAAACCTTCGCGCTTTTTAGCTTCCGGAAAGGGGCAATTCCATTGAACTCTTTGAAATCTTTTTTTTGGGAAGAAACGATGAAGTTCTGCCCCATTAATTCCTACAAGAATTTTTACACCACGTTCTTCAAGGAATGATAATCTATTCTGAACTTCCCCACCCTCCGGAGGAGAAAAGAGATCAGTAGCGGTGATGGTTCTTGCAAGGGTTTGGTGTGTCTTCTGATGCTTTTTAATAAGGGCTTCAGTATAGCTAAAATCTCCTTCTCCTACCAAAAGCCTTTTCTTTGTTTTTCTGCTGAAAATGCTTCTAGGGATGCTTGCAGGTCCATCAAAAGAGGCACGATCAAGGAGGAGGTGTCTTTTTAACTTTGGAAGGGTTGAAAATGAGAGAGAATGGTAAAAAAGATCAATAATTTCTCTGTCTTTGGGTTGCAAACTTCTCCCTTGTTCATAGAAGCGCCTTGCTTGGTAGATGTTCTTTGCTTTAACAGCTGCTTGTACACCAGCTTTGCAAATTTTATAGGATGACTCAGGTTTTTTAGTGAGTTGTATTAGTTCTTGGTATAGAGGTAAAATGTCTGGTCGGTAATTGAGTTCAAGGTGGATCTCTTCTATCCGATGCTCTTTGGTTTTTAGGTCGCTCAAATAAGGCGTTAAAATACAAATCTGATTTGCAAATTTTATAGCAACAGATCCATCGGTTAACTCAGTTAACCCAAGAACGTTCATGTTCCCACCTCCCGTAACCTCTTGATCAGAAAAGATGGTCTCTCCTTCTTGAGTCATGATATGCACTCCTGAACCTCGTGTGTCAGTTGCATACATCACCGATCCGTCTGATAAAGGGAGAAGGCGTACGATACCCCAATTTCCTTGGGTTTTGTAAGAAGATTTTTTCTCGGAGAGAAACTCTAAGAAAAGCCGTTGTTCATGAAATACAATGGTGCCGCCTTCTAAGAGATAGGAGTTTTGGCAAAAATAATCGTTTTTATTTTCTAAATCCCTTGAAGTGTCTGAGTCAACATCATAACAAAAATTTGATTTTTTTAAGTTTCTGTAAACCAGTTTAGAAGGAGAAAGGCCTTTCATTTGTATGACATCTTCTATTTCCTTAAGCGGTACCGTGTCTTTTTTTACTGTTCGAATACCAAGAACTTTTTTTTGCAAAAGAGCAAATTTATCTAATCCTAAAACAGCAATACTTGTAACATCAGAATATTCCTTAACTTGCTTACCTTCTGCGACGTCATATAATAAAACCTGGTTTTTTTCTGGGAAATGCACAAGACAGTTTTCAGAATTTATAAAGTAGACATGATCGATAGGTGTTCCTTTTTCAACTAGGAATTTTTGATCGCGGTAATAAATATGCCCCTTCTCATCCCCACATACTATATCCCCATCAGGACTTTCGACAAGAGAGGTGATCTTGCTTGTGCCTAACGAGGAGGTTTGTCTTTCGTTAGTCTCATAATTCCATGTAATTAGAGTATTAAAGCAACTGTAAATAATAGTCCCATCTAACCGACAAAGAGTTTGAGCATCCTCAGAAAAATCTATCATATGTGGATGGATTTCCCATTTTTTATTTTCAGGAGGAATTTGGGCAAAATAGATTTTTTCATCTTGATAAGTAGGCCTTAAATGAAAGTTTCGCAGAAGGCTTTGAGTTTTTAAGATTCCTCCTTCAAACGAAGGGTTTAATGGATATAGAGGAATCTCAACATTTACTTCATCTACTGGATCGTTTTTTTCTATTTCAACTCTTGCTGAAATAGCTTTAGATATTGAGTCATGAAAAAAGTGAATGTTTTGTTTTATTGAAGAGTGTTGAGCAAAAAGGCTTATATTCATGTTTTCTCCGATTTTCTAACAAAATCTTAACATAGACAATCTTTCCTTCAAGGGGTTTTTTATAAAAAAAGCCCACTTCCCTTCCAATATCGAAACTGAGGAATGTGACAAACACATGGATAAAGGGTTCTGGTGCAAAAAACGCTTGTCTTCTGTAAAATTGAATTTTTCATGTGTCAGGCGAGAGATTCTTATGTCGAGGATAACCCATTCAAATGGAAGCATTTTTCCGGGGAAATCATTCTTTGGGGAATCCGTTGGCATTGTCAATTTCCATTGACTTACAGAGATTTAGTTATGATTTTTCAAGAGCGAGGTCTTTCAGCATGTCACACAACGATCATGAGATGGGTCCATGCATATAATTCGTAAGGGGCAAATAGAAGACATAGGAAGGGAAGATGCTTTATCTCAAAAATATTTACAGAGGGTCTTTTTGGGATAGCAGCCTGATCTCACTGAAACGGAAACAGCCTTGAGTAAACCTTTCCCCATAGAGAAATTTTTTGCACCAGAACCCTTAATTTGACCTATAGCACTCTGCTCTTTACTTTTTCGAGGGAAAAGACTACACTGGGCGGTGAAATATAACGTAATTTGAGTATTTGATGTCATCTGTAAAGAAAAAGCGTCGTCTTAAGATCTCGAAGCACAAGCGCAAAAAGCGCCGTCGTAGAGATCGTCATAAGAAGAACAAGTAGCCCTAGTCTGGGTTAATCATGTGGACTTATCCTGATCACTTTGATGTGATTATTATTGGTGCTGGACATGCCGGATGCGAGGCTGCGCATGCTGCCGCTCGTATGGGCGCACATACCCTCCTGCTCACCATGAATCTCGACACTATCGCCAAAATGAGTTGTAACCCCGCCATTGGGGGAACCGCAAAAGGTCACATCGTGCGTGAGATCGATGCCCTTGGTGGAATCATGGGGAAGGTAGCAGATCGCACTGGGATTCATTTCCGCATGCTCAATGCTACAAAAGGCCCTGCTGTTTGGTCCCCCCGTGCACAATCCGATAAACTTGCCTACCAAACTGAGATGAAATATGTCTTAGAAAACACCCCGAATCTTGAGATCAAACAGGGAACCATTGA
The window above is part of the Candidatus Neptunochlamydia sp. REUL1 genome. Proteins encoded here:
- a CDS encoding NUDIX hydrolase is translated as MRLMLALLFSFSLFGAPSEKYFDLLASTPKSHGIIGSHEKGEIEILLHPISINETETIAMERLLNKGVPPEQAWQWSQVGIIAEDQYLYWIRDAVLFPSGEKGTYDRILWKSALEAPPGIAIFSYLSDRKVILILNYRHATRSWELELPRGLLREGETVRTAAARELQEETGYHMDDSLLLGTMAVDSGILATAIPVLACRAIDPSDRKYDFSETIALNITLSVNELETALLKGFLDISLPEKTLRANVRDPFLTYALLQMKLRHWQD
- a CDS encoding M3 family oligoendopeptidase, whose amino-acid sequence is MNFPKVWNLDRVFQGGSRSSSFQKSFQTSQKDIDSLEKLLQSSKISKAIPLMQALGMRLREMDTFVYGLLSQNVEDTHANVLIGQMRTLQTHFSNCSLIFDTLLKEMPEDDFKSLLQNHASITFSLEERRKRALEKLSTDEESFINNLSMGGYHGWSEMWDAIVGEMSFPFQEKNLYFGQIENKMSDPSREIREEAFNAIEQGFTKKQSSISQALNHLSGFRLQVYKKRGWNDFLKEPLDENRQSKSSLMAMWETIKKNQASLIRYFDCKSDLLGVDRLSWIDLDAPLSTSSKEISYQEAAETVLKQFQAFSPKMASFARKALENRWIEAEDRKGKRPGGYCCALPDSKESRIFMTFSKTITNLYTLAHELGHAFHNEILFPLDEMVQHPTMGLAETASTMAEMIVTQAMIQEEKDPKHRLILLDDHLNRATSYLLNIYARFLFETRFYEKREKGIVSHEELSTLMEESQKDAYGDALDRYHPLLWAAKIHFYCTEMPFYNFPYTFGYLFSLGIYNHATKNPDFESSYISLLEDTGRMSPEDLAKKHLNADLSAPPFWQQGIDVINKDIDEFIKLSKEVSLCD
- a CDS encoding Rossmann-like fold-containing protein, whose translation is MNISLFAQHSSIKQNIHFFHDSISKAISARVEIEKNDPVDEVNVEIPLYPLNPSFEGGILKTQSLLRNFHLRPTYQDEKIYFAQIPPENKKWEIHPHMIDFSEDAQTLCRLDGTIIYSCFNTLITWNYETNERQTSSLGTSKITSLVESPDGDIVCGDEKGHIYYRDQKFLVEKGTPIDHVYFINSENCLVHFPEKNQVLLYDVAEGKQVKEYSDVTSIAVLGLDKFALLQKKVLGIRTVKKDTVPLKEIEDVIQMKGLSPSKLVYRNLKKSNFCYDVDSDTSRDLENKNDYFCQNSYLLEGGTIVFHEQRLFLEFLSEKKSSYKTQGNWGIVRLLPLSDGSVMYATDTRGSGVHIMTQEGETIFSDQEVTGGGNMNVLGLTELTDGSVAIKFANQICILTPYLSDLKTKEHRIEEIHLELNYRPDILPLYQELIQLTKKPESSYKICKAGVQAAVKAKNIYQARRFYEQGRSLQPKDREIIDLFYHSLSFSTLPKLKRHLLLDRASFDGPASIPRSIFSRKTKKRLLVGEGDFSYTEALIKKHQKTHQTLARTITATDLFSPPEGGEVQNRLSFLEERGVKILVGINGAELHRFFPKKRFQRVQWNCPFPEAKKREGFEKRIPDFFLSCAKLQLPKDRIHVTLMQHDNEYTITRQKENPIVLGSTRAGYRLIRKRVFGESRYPGYNHVKTKSSERYNAEGKEREFVFEKVEGAPTLSSPTLEDAEKLKDPREKTYKIKKIESDQNALENYYFECSTDEDSSDYYESNSDDGGAETRNAMQYGDEPVEVEVATAKFQDLCPPN
- the dnaB gene encoding replicative DNA helicase; this translates as MVEKEKSKVKVAPNSKESEMMVLGCMLTKVNSLNVSADALQAPDFYYSEHQIIFDVLKGLFKSDKPADIHLVAEELKRLEKLDSTGGVGYLTTLAQYAGTSAYIEEYVELIKNKSILRRMIYAAQEIEKTALEEPGDVHGALDDAQATLFHISQATNATAGKHIKDIISGVKAESGLPYLKELEERQETFLEKGPDALAFTGIPTGFTDLDKMINGLSNSNLIILAGRPGMGKTAFALNVAEHVAFKHQMPVGVFSLEMSAEQLLHRMICSQSEVESAKIQTGSLNGSEYQRVVGAISKMQKTPVIIDDQPGLKITDLRARARRMKEAHDIQFLVIDYLQLLSGSSSFAGSDNRQGEISEISRMMKNLARELNIPILCGSQLSRKVEERTGHRPMMSDLRESGAIEQDADIVMFLLRREYYDPYDKPGLAEVIIGKNRHGKVGNIDVAYRKEFAQFANYTPTDSASLEDNSEAFEAFSPT
- a CDS encoding AURKAIP1/COX24 domain-containing protein; protein product: MSSVKKKRRLKISKHKRKKRRRRDRHKKNK